atatatatgtgtgtgtgtgtgtgtgtgtgtgtgtgtgtgtgtgtgtgtgtgtgtatatgtatatatgtatatatatatatacatacatacacacacacacacacacacacacacacatacatatatatatatatatatatatatatatatatatatatatatatatatatatgtgtgtgtgtgtgtgtgtgtgtgtgtgtgtgtagtttaCCCCTCAAGTAAATTTATATTcttttaaggatgtttagatgTTCTCCTGGAAAAACAAGACAGTACATCTATTACCAATATTGTATCAAAAACCAAAAGCACCACTAAATGTGAACTTTACAGCTCCTgtcaattaatttaattaatacattataggAATGATTCTTTTCTAACCCTTTGGCCGACAGATCCCATGACTATTTAGTGAAACAATTACCTATGAAACAGGAACAGACGAGTTTCAGTTCCCACAGAACAGGGAattaagaaagaaagacttCATAAGCGCCAGAGAAGTGTGCATTGCAGCAGCTACTGAAAAGTCATGAGATCTTGCAACTCGTACATTTCTGCTCTTGCATGTCTAGTAGTTTATGACGCAAGCCTTCCTCTGTGAGACTTGCCATTTAGTAGACACTTCAGAGTAATAGTAGGGACTGTCCTGCTGGAGAATTTTGTATATGTCGGTCACGGGCAAAGCAGAACTGTGACTGGAAAACTGTCACCGTTTAGGGACTGAAATCTTTAGCCATTCGTTTCATGGTTTCTTGCTCAGAAAGCTAATGCCCAATTTAGTTTGTAATGAAATTTAAAAGCTTTAAATATAGAGCCTTTCACTCATGATGTCAATTTACAGTCAATCTGGAATGCTAATTCGCCATGTCCAAGAAGCAATTGCTTCATTTCAGAATTGCCTGCCCTTTTATCATTAGCAACATGCAAACACCAAACTCTACTGATGTCAAATGCGTGTTGAGCCCTCTGTGTTGTTTCTTATGTAGAATGCTCCCCATCAATCACACATGAGAATTTAGGACACTTAGCATGCTACCTTAAAAGGCACTTtgctaggttttggaacagagctaatAGCTAGCATAAAACTGTTGTTCAAAGATGAGTGTTGCAAGGGGTGAAAACCACTACAAACGTGGTCAGAACACTTTCAGAGATTGTTTTAGCTAGCAAATTAAGACATGCTCTTGCTTTCAGTTCATAAATAGTTGCTTGTTAGCCTGTTAGCATCTTGTGTTTACAAAGCACACAGTGGCTTTGTGTCTAATTTATGTTGTAGAACAGAATATGGAAGTCTGTTCAAGTAATGCTAATCACAGACAGGACTAAAATAATCTGTTTTAGGACAAACTGAACAGCTGTACTTTTACTCCCTGTTTTGTCCTTGCACACaggcctacacacacacacaaaataccatGCATGAAGGTTTTTCAAGATCATCACACCttttttatgtcaaaaacaTGCACTCTCAACAAAAGGAAGTGTTCTTGTTTTCATGTTAAGGTACTTTTGGAGTCCCCCATGAGTACAGCCCATGTGTCATTGCTGGGAAATACCTCGTGCGTAAAACCTTTGGACTATCGTCTATTCGAACGGAAACTTGGCAACAATCTTACTGCGAACCACTTAAGAAGCTCACTGGTATTTACAGTCTGAGCACCATAACAGACGATAAGTCTCTTAAAAACACTGGGTCTGACATCTGCAAAGCTGGACGATATGGATGGGCTCATAAAAATGGACTTTATATGGAGCAGAGCTGCAGAGAGTCCATTTGGAAAGTCTCCTAGCGTGTCTTTTTCCCAAAAAAGCTTATCTTCTGATCGGCTGAAGTTTATTGAAAAACCTGCGTGAGCTGCAGATATTCATCTGTACAATTTGTAATGACACAACGAATAGGAAAATCTCGTGTTGCAAAAAGCAAATTATTCGTTTATAAAACCATGGAAGATGTTTTATGTGGAAAGATACAGCAGAAGATACCAAAATATCATTGAAGGCAGGCTCCTACGAATTAGACCAGTAAACTTTGATAGCAACCACAAAGAACACCTTACCAATCTCTTGGTAACCATATACAAAACTTGTTAGCGTACTTGTACTGTAAGTACATGGAAACCCTCAACTTCATCAGTGAATTTTAATGACCCCATGTCTATGCAAATCAAGCTGTTTTCCATATCTTCTTTAGCGCTGTACTGAAAATAAGGCTTTGACACTAATCACGTAGACAAATCTATATTTGCATCTCATTGACTAAATGAATGGAAACATGCATAGTTCTGATGCCACACTGGTGACAGGAACAAGCCGCTCTGTTTGTGCTATTCAGGGATGTGTTCTCTTTCCAGCACCAAGGCTGAAAACCAGTATTTCATGTTCAAAGGGAATAGGATCAGGTGAATTATAACGTGCATCATGACAATGACATGCATATTGCAAAATCTAAAGGATCAGACTGAGAACTGTTTGTCTTTCATCTGTGTTCTTTTTTAAGACATTGAATGCATGACATATTATCCCACATTTTATTCCACtttctatattttatataaatatataggtATGATTTTTCAaatctacccatccatccatccatctatacattaaaatatattaaaatatattatatctattgatataaaatatttaaatatattttagatttgtacaatataaatgtatttatatatattatgtatatttatatatgtctatatagtttatgtatatatagtgtcaaatcaattaatcacAATCAAGAaaattgcatctaacataaaagtttgtaaaatgtgtgtgcgtatatatacacatttacaaaCTTTTTATGATAGATGCGATTTAtgttaatcacaattaatcaaattgacagcactatatatacatacattacatatatatgtgtgtgtgtgcatatatacagtacatacatatacacacacacacacacatatatacatacatatacacacacacatacatatatacatacacacacacacacacacacacatacatatatatatatatacacacacacacacacatatatatacatatatatatatatatacacacacatacatatatacacacacacacacacatatatatatatatatatatgtgtgtgtgtgtgtgtgtatatatatatatatatatatatatatatatatgtgcgtgtgtgtgtatatatatacacacacacacacatatatatacacacacacacacacacacacatatatatatatacacacacacatatatatatatatatatatatatatatatatatatatatatatatgtgcgtgtgtgtgtgtgtgtgtgtatatatatatatatatatatatatatatataaacacacacacacacacacaaagtgagCTCTACCTCAACAATGGGCCAGGGCAGCAGGGAGAGGGGGAGGGGGATTTGCTTTCTGAAATGAGAAATGCACTTTTGGCATGtggttttaaaacctgacatttaaGTTGCATCAGAAATTAGACTAGATTTGCCATCTAGTCATGCATTTTATCATGCAAATTACAGTTTCTGTGCATTTCTCACAATTAAGCGCTACATCTGAGATAAGGGATGATTTTGGCGTACGCTAATGCATTAAGCTCTACTCTCAAAAGAGAACACAAACACTTGCCCTCAAGGATGGCTAAAAACGGTTAGTCTGTCAGCTACAAACATGTTGATCTAATTTAGTACTTTAAAGTCAAGGTTTCAACACAACTTATCTTGTCACAGATGTTTACTCTTCCAACACAGTGCAATATGTTTATTGGCAAGGCCCTTGATTCTGAATGAAGGTTTAAagcactgttttttttcttttttccttaaAGAGCCTGGTGAGGGTAAGGGATTATCTAAATATGAAAGGTGACCCACTGCTTATTCTCTTCAGGAAATGCAACTTTCTGTATCACCTAGTAAATCTAAAATGTCTCTTGATGCATGAAGCAGCCTGATCAGTTTAACCAGATATTTGCAGTCAAAAAAGTGAATACGGCAAAGATAAGAATTTTGTGGTTTGAATCCCATCCAAAGTAATTAAAACATAACAAAGACGTGAGCTATTTTTAGAAAAGAGCTCCTAAAAATAAACTCCTTCGCCTTCCACAAACAGAAACACGGAATGCTGGTTGGGAACATTCCAGTTTGATTAGTACTTTTGTCCAAGACGGATATTGCGTTAACATCCTCAAGTTACAAGTGACTCAGTTTTGCGTATCTCTGAACTTACACGTACACTCAATCCTTATTTTTACTACTTTGCATGtttttattgcaaaaaaaaagtcatcaaAATATTCATGAACACAAATGGAAGTTTTGGGAAATGGAATTATTAGATCAGAAAGTGTTGAGCAATCCTTATATTTTAGTTTCTATTCGTCTGCAGTAGtttatacacacaaacacacagttaaATAAACATCAAGTTTTATTTCATGAAAGATCATTTGAGAAAGTACTTCAGTGTTCCTGCCAACAAGACTTGCACCACGGCCACTCGAATGCTGATACAAGGCAACAAATCAGACGTTCCCCTGCTGATGGTCCCGCCCACAAGCACAGTCCTTGGGTATAAAAGCAGCACACTCCAAGACGACATGTTTCAGTTCAGTTGATAGTGAAGGATAGATTGGCAAAAATGAGAAATTCCACATCAGATTCGAGCAAGGAGCCCTTGATCTACTTCGGGGACCCTGATACGACTGCAGAAGAGAGCGAAATAAAGTGAGATGTGCATTTTATCATGCTGCATTTGGTTTTACGCCAAGCGATACCTGTGTGGTTGCTAATGTTTGTTGATTGTGTTCAACAGGAAAACAAAATGGACATCAAGAATGCTGTTCAAGACGTTTCCCATGAGAGAATCACACCGAGCCACGCCACAGAGAAAATCACACGGGTGAGCATATACTGTTCATTTACTTACATGTCACAAAGTGGGATCATGGActtaatttaacattaaatcttaatttcattttgatttaaattaaaatgattattttccCACAGGCCAACTGCTGAAGAAGTCACTCGATGGGCACAATCTCTGGACAACTTATTGAGCTGCAAATGTAATtgttatttcaaatatttactaattatattatatggtataacattatttaatgccaaAATAATGCTTAACAATAACAACGGAtcttattactgtattcattttCAGATGGAATAATTGCTTTGCGACTTTTCATGAAGTCTGAACACTGCGAGGAGAATATGGAGTTCTGGTTGGCCTGCGAAGAGTTTCGAAAGATCAGGTCGAGATCAAAACTCAGATCGAGGGCAAAAACAATATACGAAGAATTCATCAAGGCAGAGTCTCCAAAGGAGGTGAGGTTTCGTCAACGCCAGCaaagtttttagttttcatCAAGCTGTGCCACTCGCACTTATTTCTTTCAATTCTTCCTTCTCTAGATCAACTTGGACTTCCACACCAAGGAGTCCCTCCATCAAAGCCTTCTGATCCCAACACAGTCTAGTTTCAAAGCAGCCCAGAGCAGAGTTTACTTCTTGATTGAGCACAACTCGTACCCGCGGTTCATGGACTCTGAACTCTACCGTCAACTATGCAGAATTGCTGCAGGAGAGCAATAACATTCTCAGTTGTTGCATTTAAACAAATGGCTGGTCCGTTTTAGAATGCTACACGCATCTACTGTTTCATGTCCTCCTTAGTGGTTATGCTATTATAATttcattgtatttaaatattgcatattttgcacagatttgtaaatatttaaggTGTCAGGGTGTGAGTGGTCATATAATGAAGCAGCATCTATGTTTTGAAGTTGTActataagaattttttttatttatttttgctttttaatgAAAGAGCTAAACAATAAATTTGGATACATTTCTTTCTTTGTCATTCTG
This genomic stretch from Megalobrama amblycephala isolate DHTTF-2021 linkage group LG2, ASM1881202v1, whole genome shotgun sequence harbors:
- the rgs2 gene encoding regulator of G-protein signaling 2, which encodes MRNSTSDSSKEPLIYFGDPDTTAEESEIKKTKWTSRMLFKTFPMRESHRATPQRKSHGPTAEEVTRWAQSLDNLLSCKYGIIALRLFMKSEHCEENMEFWLACEEFRKIRSRSKLRSRAKTIYEEFIKAESPKEINLDFHTKESLHQSLLIPTQSSFKAAQSRVYFLIEHNSYPRFMDSELYRQLCRIAAGEQ